The Phragmites australis chromosome 1, lpPhrAust1.1, whole genome shotgun sequence genomic interval CGTCTCGTCTTCCTATTGGTCAGAAAAATGActgaaatctaaaaaaaaatatctgacTACCAAGTAGTAACTCACAATTTTTTTCAATTACAAGGAAGCCACACAccacttctcttctttttttttcttatgcgTACGTTTACTTGACCTTTTCTTACAGCTATCTGAAGATAGCCTGTGGCCAAATGGTTAGTACTTTGGGTGCACAGCCAGACCATTAGGGTACGAGTCCTAAACTTGGCGTTGGTGTCCATTGATTTGAAGAGTACACACCTATGTGTTAAGTGGGAAAGCATGGACCCGTGTTATGGGAGGTATTATGTGACTCCAATAAATTTCTAGTGGAGACATGCGTGCATATGTACATGTGGAGTGGTGCGAGTGTATTGTGTGTTGAGTCGTTTTCAATGTACTCCTACAATTAGCTAGTGTGGAGTGCTGGATGTGCAAAATCTGAGAAGTgacaattttttagaaaattataatcataaaatGAAACTTTATAATAATTCTTATCAAATGAATTTGCTCCGAAGATTTGATAATCTTCTAGCACTACGGTGTGGAGTTGACCACTACTTTCTCCTATCTTAAATGTAAGTTCGTTTAGGATTGTTGTTGGACCATATAGATTGATGGTACTAGATTTATCATGAATAATACTTTCataatttataacttttttacttaaaataatatattttatagatACTTCTAGTCTAAGTATCATATTAAAGATCGTGTTGATAACCTAACATGCTCATATTTGGCATCGGAGGGAATAATAACTACATGATGTTTTTGAAATCTAGCTAGCCAAccaatttccttttttttttcttttcttatatATTGTTTGGCGAGGGCGCCCGCATCTCAGGCACATCGAATGTTTGTTATACACCAGCAGTTTGAAACCTGCAAGCTACACGGCTACACATGTATGGAACTTGTAAACAGTACTAGCGTGTTGCGTGTGAGAGTCAACAAACAAGAAAACATGGCCCAGATGGCCGAAAAGTTAGCTGCAGCCTTTGAAACTGCATGTCCAACAACAAGCCTCCAAAGCAAACTGATCAGCCAACAATTTCCTAGAGGTAAGCAGGAAGCAGTTGACTCTCACATGCCGTGAGCATGTCAGAATTGTTTTCTACCGATGAAGGCCAGGGAAAACAAGCACTCCCGGTACCACAAGGTCACGGTTAAAAATTTGGTGGCCGTAGCACGACATTTTGAATCCTATGTTCTGTAAAAGCTGTGTTCCTACTGCATCTTCCCACCTAACGCAGTGCATGCATGAATCACAATTTCACATGCCACAAACATGTGAACACAACAGTAAAAAAAACTTCATGTCGTCAAGAGGAAATTCGGAACATGTGCAATAGATTAGTACTAGATCGATGAACAGGTAGCTCTTGCTAACGAACAGACGTACGTGCTAGGAATTACCATAGGTATATGCATGAATATAAGCATGGGATTACTTGAGCATAAAATTAAAAAGTATGGAAATAATAATGGAAGAATAGGGATATATCATTAGCGGTGAACAGGTTAATTATAATATGCCATGTAGGCAccataaaagaaagaaataagtaGCAGCTAGTACATCTcatgatgaaaagatcaaggaaaaGGCTGCTGAAATCTCATCTGCGTGCTATCTTTCCTGATCCTCTTAGATTCTGCATTCAACGTTGGTAGATGCGTACTACATCACATGCCGTATCTCATCTCGTACACCTTTTGATGTTGGTAGCTAGAATCAAGGACTACACAATGATGTGCGCGACAAGGCTAGCTACAATCGCAGCTGCGGCCCTGCGATACTTGCGTGTGCATGCATGCGCCGATCTAGAGACCGAAGCTGCAGAGCCTGAGCTCCAGCGGCGGATCCCGGCCGGCAGCGACGTCGAAGAACGAGATCTCCCTGCActgctcgccggcgccgcccctcGCGTACCGAACCTTCTCTGCCTCGAGGTCGTACGACTTGAGGGGGAACAGCTCCAGCGTCTCCACCTCCCTCATCGGCCGCTCCCACATCCCCTCTTGCTGTTCCACCACGTCCCTCACGTAGCCTGCATGCACCATGTCATCAACTCGATGAGTTGATCTGCGGACCACACTACGTACGTACGTTGATCTGCGCTCTGTTACTAGAAACGCAAAATATACTAGCTAGTTAATGATGGAGTTCGTGCTTACATGTCATGAGCCGGTGATGGTGGCTGTAGCTTCTGGCCTCCCGCTTGCTCTCTGGAGGCTTGAGCACGAGGTCGGCCTCCGCCTCTTGGGAGGCGGCTCGGCCGTCTTCGTCGTTGCTGCCGCTGTCGGGTGAAGacgcgccgcggcggcgcttCTTGTGGTGGTGGCGCTCGCGGGCCTTGTGGTTCTGGAACCAGTAGAAGATGTTCTTGCTCTCCACCTTGCCGAACGCGCCGAGGTAGGTGGAGATGCGCTGGATCTGCTCCGTGTTCGGCGTCCGCAGCCCCGCGCGGAAGAGCTCCGTGAGGACCTTCACCTGCTCCGCCGTAGGGTTCCACCGCCCGCACTTCACCCCTACCCGCCCGCTCAGAGCCTCCATGATCGATCACTACCTGTATGTATGCACTTGCTATCTTAACTAACAATCCCAAACGGATTTGATTCAGCTACGTAGTGTGTGAAAGATCGATCAAGCAGCTCGATACAACACGCACTACGTACTAGTGCAAACTACTCCTCTAACTACGGCTTGTGATATAGCTAGGTTCTGCTTC includes:
- the LOC133890484 gene encoding WUSCHEL-related homeobox 9-like: MEALSGRVGVKCGRWNPTAEQVKVLTELFRAGLRTPNTEQIQRISTYLGAFGKVESKNIFYWFQNHKARERHHHKKRRRGASSPDSGSNDEDGRAASQEAEADLVLKPPESKREARSYSHHHRLMTCYVRDVVEQQEGMWERPMREVETLELFPLKSYDLEAEKVRYARGGAGEQCREISFFDVAAGRDPPLELRLCSFGL